The DNA sequence GCTGCTTTTCCGGATCGTTCGAGGGTTTCAGAAACTGCTGTACAAGGTAAACGGACACTGATGGCGGTCGCTACATGGCGGTGGATGATTCCGACACGCTGCGGCCTGTTTGTCACCTCACGTACTGGGGcgtttttttccccacgtcaaACTGCACTAGTCCGTAGAGACGCGTCTATTCGATTTGTTTAAGGTTAGAAGGTTCGTTCTTATGGCTACACCTGCGAGTCATTGTCAAGTGCCAACGGCAAGTTTGGATGATTCAGCGTTTTTTTGGGCGGTACACACTCGAGCACCATAAACAAGGGAGACCTGTGCCTGCATGAAAGCGGCACACAATGAATGCTGCTGCTATTCATAGCTCTTCCAGGTTGGCTGTGTTGTCTACAGATTTGGTGTTGGCTTGAAGGCAGCTGCTCTCTCTGGTAGTTTGGTCTTGTCTCCAGAATGAACAGGATTCCATGCGATTTTGATTCACTCCATCATCTGTGACTTAGTTGCCAAGTTATTCCATGCGGTTtgttccaattcaattttcggtGTTCCGTAGATGTCCAACTCGCCGCTGTCCAAGAAACGTCGCTTGTCAGGAACAGAGACGAAGACGGGATCCCACTGCTCATCCTCAAACTCCGTCAGAACTGATCAGTCCCACACCCCTGCCAACGTAAGCACACTCACCTACCGGTGATAGCAAgtcaaaaataatttcaatgtGTTCACTAACTGATGTGCTACTGTCTGGGCAGGGCATGGCTAAGAATGGCAATGATGCTGAGATTGACGAAGGCCTGTACTCCAGACAACTGTAAGTACTTAAGACCTGTTTCATTATTCTCTGCACTTGATGTGACATTTGTCCAACCTATCCCTTTTTCAGTTACGTGTTGGGCCATGCTGCGATGAAGCGCATGCAAAACTCTAATGTCCTCATCTCCGGTATGCGAGGTCTTGGCGTGGAGATTGCCAAGAACGTCATTCTTGGGGGAGTTCGAAGTGTCACCGTGCACGACCAAGGTGTCGCAGAATGGAGAGACCTTTCTTCTCAGGTGAGCTGATGGGCATGGAGCGTTTTCTTACTTTTGAAATCAAACTGATTAAATTACCACACTTCAAGTTGAGGCTTGAGAATTTTGGTTGAATTGATATTGCCATTATTCAGTGTTCCAACGAGAAGAGACTGCGATATggcatttcagattttttttttttttttttttttttaatgcttgcaTGTAGTTCTATATTCGAGAGGCCGATCTGGGGAAGAACAGAGCAGAAGTCAGTCAGCCCCGTCTGGCTGAACTCAATAACTACGTCCCCGTTGCGGCATATACGGGTGCGCTCACAGAAGACTTTCTGACCAAGTTTCAGGTAAAAGCTGTTTTTAAAAGAAAAGCGCAAAATGGAGGGTTATcgtacagaaaaataagtgtagatttttatttatttatttttttcccccataacaACCCAGGTTGTAGTACTGACCTGCTCCACGCTTGATGAGCAGCAGAAAGTGGGAGAGTTCTGCCACAGCAAAGGCATCAAGATCATTGTTGCGGACACTCGCGGCCTGTTTGGGTAAAATCACAAACATCCTCTGTTTAACTTTAATGTTGTGTCTGAAGCTATCTGACACAGCGATCCTTTTGCAGCCAGCTATTTTGTGACTTTGGTGAGGAGATGATTGTGTATGACACCAATGGAGAACAGCCACTGAGCGCCATGATTTCCATGATCACAAAGGTTTGTTCTTTTTTACTGCTTTGATTACCAAATGCTATTTTGTTTTCGGATTACTATCGGTGGTAATCTATGTTGACCAAAAACGACATTCCCTCCAGGACAATCCCGGTGTTGTGACTTGCTTGGATGAGGCCCGGCATGGTTTTGAAAGCGGAGACTTTGTAACCTTCTCAGAGGTTCAGGGAATGACTGAGTTAAACGGCTGCCAGCCAGTCGAAATCAAAGTTCTGGGTAGGTGCTAGTCGTGTTCCTACGACCAATGTTGCATGTTGGTCTTAAGACAAACATGACTTGATTGACATGGTCTATCTCTGTCCAGGTCCCTACACCTTCAGCATTTGTGACACAGCAGGATTTACTGATTATGTTCGGGGAGGAATTGTGAGCCAGGTCAAGATGCCCAAGAAATTTACTTTTGTAAGTTGAGTTGGTcataaatgtacaaaaatgaaGTTTGACGTTTAAAAATGATTTGcctcgggtgggggggggggggggggggggtgggataAATTCACCTAGCAAATGAATAGTGGCCAACTGTGAGTTtctgagtaaaataaaaatcctgTATTGATCTTGGTGGTTGTAGAAATCCTTTTCCCCCTCCATGGCTGAGCCAACGTTCATAATGACAGACTTTGgcaagtttgagcgtcctggccAATTGCACGTGGGCTTTCAGGCCATCCACGCCTTCCACAAGAAAAACAACCGCCTGTCCGCACCATGGAACCAGGTAATCTTGTCACTAGGGCAATTTTTCAGTTGCAGCAATACAACCTACAGGGTACGCGACTAACTTTGCGGCTTTTCCTTTCAGGCTGATGCTGAAGAGATGTTGACGTTGGCCAAGGAGCTGAACGCTCAGTCTGGATCGGCTAAAGTGGAGCAGCTCGATGAGGCGCTCATCAAAAAGTTGAGCTACGTCTCTGCTGGCGACCTGGCTCCTGTCAACGCCTTCATTGGCGGTCTGGCTGCACAGGAAGTTATGAAGGTCACTTAGCTTGCTTTTGAACTATACAGGAAGTGCAAGTAAGTTGCGTTCTTCTCATCGATTTCTATGTGCTTTATGTTTCAGGCATGCACGGGAAAATTTATGCCTGTTATGCAGTGGTTGTACTTTGATGCATTGGAGTGCTTGGCAGAAGAGGAAGGAGTAGTACTGACAGAGGAAGAATGTGCTCCTGTAGGTGTTAATCAAATCCCTCACAAATATGAATCATGACCGTAGTGTAACACTCACTGACGTGTTTTATAAAAATGATTTGTTTCCCTAGAGGAATAGTCGCTACGATGGGCAGATTGCAGTATTTGGCACCAAGCTGCAGGATTTGCTTGCCAAGCAGCGCTACTTCCTGGTGAGTTTGTGACTCCGCCCACTGGCTTTAGTGGCCATCTGTGTCAAAAGCAGATTGAAATGGCAACTTTAGTGATTGCTAATGCAGCTATAAAAATATGTGCACTTCTCACTTCACATATAATTTTAACAATGTTCAATTGATTTGCAGTAGATACTTTTACATAGATTCTGAAATTCTCAGTCAAGTCACATTACTATTCTAAATGCTTTGTAGTTGTGCTGTTTGGTCTGACAAATTCTTTCTTACCTGACTTCCAGGTTGGAGCTGGTGCTATTGGATGTGAGCTCTTAAAAAACTTTGCCATGATTGGCCTGGCTGGTGGCGAGGGCGAAGTCATTGTGACAGATATGGACACCATTGAGAAGTCCAACCTCAACAGGCAGTTCCTCTTCAGACAATCAGATGTCACGGTAGGTGTCACCTTCTTTGTACGCTGTCAAGACTGCAAGCAATTGAGTTTCTCACATCTTTGTGCGGTCAACAGAAAATGAAAAGCGACACGGCTGCGGCGGCAGTTAAACAGATGAACCCGTCCATCAAGATCACGGGTCACCAGAACAGGGTGGGGCCCGACACAGAGAGAGTCTACGACGATGAGTTCTTTGAGAGCCTTGACGGCGTAGCCAACGCACTGGACAACGTCGATGCTCGTACGTCATCGTGCTTGTCTTGTCAGGCTTCTGCTCTGCCGAGCACTGtttcatttgagttttttttttgttttgtttttattgcgcAGGCTTGTATATGGATCGTAGGTGCGTGTACTACCGTAAACCTTTACTGGAGTCCGGTACTCTGGGGACCAAAGGAAATGTCCAGGTCGTTATCCCCTTCCTTACGGAGTCTTATAGCTCAAGCCAGGATCCACCCGAGAAGTCCATTCCCATCTGTACCCTCAAGAATTTCCCAAATGCCATTGAGCACACACTGCAAGTGAGTAAACTTGTGCAATAGCTGCACTTGAGAGTAAATAAGGTTTGGGGAGTATTGATGTGTGTGCTCCACTTGTTCCTTGCAGTGGGCCCGTGATGAGTTTGAGGGGCTTTTCAAGCAGCCACCAGAGAACGCCATGCAGTATCTCTCGTAAGTCGACTTTCCCAGACATCACTCGTTACTTTATTTTTCCTCCTAGTCTACTGCTGCAAGCAGACTTTTCTGTTTCAAGCTTCTACAAAAGTGCTTGCTTGTATATTAACCGAATAAGGAGCCCTTTAAAATTACAAACACTTTCCACAGCAATAGACATACTCGTTTGAAAAATCCTCATCTCGCTTATTTTAGATGCGATTGCAATTGTGTTCTAATCAATGAGATGCAACTTTACCTGACAAATTGTCAATGCAGCAATCAGCACATAGTTCTTTTCAACAATGAAGATCAAATTACATCCATAAATAAGACTTGAGTATGATTTTGCTAATACTAATATTAgcatgatttaaaataaaactggGTTGTCTTGCAGTGATCCCAAGTTCATGGAGCGCACCCTGAAGCTTCCCGGAGGTCAGTCTGTCGAGTTGCTGGAGGCCGTTTACAAGAGTCTGGTGACAGACTGCCCCCGCAATTTTGCCGACTGCGTAGCCTGGGCACGCAACCACTGGCAGTGTCAATACAGCAACAACATCCGCCAGCTATTGCACAACTTTCCCCCAGATCAGGTATTCCATTTAAATGTATCTCAggggaacattttttttcccctttcaccTTGTGTTGAATTTATATTCTACAAACTTAAAATTAATCAAAATACTGTCTGACTAGTGGGGTCACATAAAATGTCTAAAGAGAATTTGCTCCTTCACATCCATGTGATTTGCATTTCTGGCTTTCAGCTAACTAGCTCAGGCGCCCCCTTCTGGTCCGGTCCAAAGAGGTGTCCTCACCCCCTAGAATTCAGCACTAGCAACGTGAGTATGCATTATTCAGCCCCTCAGCTTACATTGTGCTCAAGCAACATGTCCTGTTCATAATACCTAGAggtttgttttgtgtgtctCGTAGGATCTGCACATAGACTACGTGATGGCCGCAGCCAACTTGTTTGCCCAGACGTACGGTATAGAAAGCTGCAGAGATCGTGCAACTGTGGTCAAGCTCTCGGAAGAGGTCAAGGTGCCTACGTTCACGCCACGCTCGGGGGTGAAAATCCACGTCTCGGATCAGGAGCTGCAGAATAGCAATTCATCAGTTGGTAAGCAGGCGAGAGTCAAAATAAGAAgcccaaatattttattttattattattattattattattattattattattatatttttttttttttttactttttctcaaaataaaatgtcctTTTGCTTTAACAGATGACTCCAGACTCGAGGAGCTGAAGGTCCTGCTGCCTGCCCCCGAGTCTTCTCAGTTCAAACTCTGCGCCATCGACTTTGAAAAGGTAAGAGTTCTGCCATCCTTTTTCTCCAGTTGACTTTCTGTTGGTCTTTCAAGATAATAATTTGTACCTCTTTATCCATAGGATGATGACACGAACTTCCACATGGACTTTATAGTCGCAGCCTCCAACCTGAGAGCTGAGAATTATGACATCCCCCCAACCGACAGACACAATGTGGGTACTTGCGTCTTTGGAATCATCATACATCTATGTATTTCTTGACCTGCGAATGTTATGAGTGATCTCTGAATGTACTGTCGTCCTTATTCCTCCCCGTCATCCAGAGCAAACTTATAGCTGGCAAGATCATCCCCGCCATTGCCACAACCACAGCTGCTGTGGTGGGACTGGTGTGTCTTGAGCTCATCAAGATTGTCCAAGGGCATAAAAAGTTGGAGTCATTTAAGAACGGGTTCATGAATCTGTCGCTCCCGTTCTTTGGCTTCTCTGACCCTATCGCCGCTCCCAGACATAAGGTAGGATCTCGCCATGTGTTTTTACTTCTCACATGCACATTGAAAACTCCAACTGTTGATTAGCTCCCTTGATGATCCAGCCATGCTAATACTGATGCATCAGGCAGGTGAAATTCACCTGTGTGGTTGCAAGTGCGTTCAACTGAACTTCTCACGCTGATGGTTTCAGTGTGTGCTGAGGAGACAACTTGCCCACTTACTAACGGCTGCGAGGCCCAACCTGATGACTCACTTATCcctatttttccctttttcctttaCAGTACTATGAAATTGAGTGGACGTTATGGGATCGTTTTGAGGTGACGGGTTTGCAACCCGGTGGAGAGGAGATGACACTGCGGCAGTTTCTGGACTACTTCAAAGTATGCTTTCAGCTACTTAAAGAAACCCTCTTGGTTTTTCCACATCCTCTGCTGTACTAaaataaacgtttttttttttttttttttttttttttttttttaagaatgagCATAAGTTGGAGATCACCATGCTTTCTCAGGGAGTGTCCATGCTCTACTCATTCTTCATGCCTGCTGCCAAACTCAGAGAGAGACTTGATCTGCCGTGAGTACAACCTCTCATATCAGGCAGAGAAGAGTTGGGTATATATTGTGGTTCAGTGCATAGTGgatttttatttactgtacatAAGTGACTGCCCTGCATGTGTGCTAACAGTAAACATGGTTAGCTAATTGACTGTAGCCTAGCATCGATTCACTAGTAAGAATAAGTGACTCTTATCCTTTTCTCGGTAAAGTCCTAGAATGTTACTTTCTTCTGTATCCCGTAGGATGACTGAGATTGTGACCAAGGTGTCGAAGAAGAAGTTAGGCAAGCACGTCAAAGCACTGGTGTTCGAGTTGTGCTGCAACGACGTGTCGGACGAAGACGTGGAAGTGCCCTACGTCAGATACACTATTCGCTGAGCTCCACATTGGAACCACCTGAGGGAGGATGGGGGTTACTGGAGGGAGGAGGCGTTTGTTATGAGGGGTTGAGGTCATTTTGCGGGCGGGGGACAAGGGTGGTTCAGGTCTTCTACATAGGACaaattgagctttttttttttttttttttttttttttccgtttccaAGGCCTGCGGTTTGTTTGAACCTGTGCCTCTGTGTTCATAGCCCCATTGAGCTGACTCGCTGGTAGCGCGCATGAGGGATCCCACCTTGTGCTCAGTGCTTTGAGACACGGCGGTCGCATGGGGGCAGGAAATCTGTACATATGCCGGCCGGCCTGATACTTTGCAAAGCCTCAGGGCTCAGTCGCAGCCTGAGTGACGTTACTTCGAACTCCATTACATGTCACATgactgtttccttttttcatgtCGCATAGAAGTACCCCAACGACTAACccccataaatgaataaataaatgataaatttgTTCCATTTGACTACCACCACTTCCCTTAATTCTACAATGATGCCTAATTTTGGATTGTGGGATGGCTAAAAGATTGCGCTACAATTGCCTCCGAGCACACAAAGGTGACCCCTGCCTTCCCCGTCAAGTTGAATTGATAGCCGGGGGGGGCAACAGTTAGCACTCATTGCAGTGTGTTGAGTACTCTTGCACATTGATTCAATTCTTTTTGTTTCATGTCCTGGTtttggttattttatttttctgggcTAATTAGGGCTCACACAACTTATAGATGATAACCGTTTCTCTCTACCGTGTAAACTCTTAATGACATTACAGTGTAAAAGCAAGGTCATGTATCTTGAAATGGGAGCACTTAGCTTGATAGTGAATAAATGTCAAATCATCATTTGTGAGTTTGTTTCTTTCCAAGAGCACTACTCCATTTTGTAATAACTAGCACTAAATCAAGCCTTTACAAAATGTGCTCTCACTTCCTCTTCACAAAGTATTGCAGCTTGTGTTCACTCATCCGTTTGTCAGCTGCAAGTAATGTGTGTCAGATTCAAGTAGGTAAGGAGTTAGCCTCCTTACGCATACATTTAGCTACAACCTCAAAAGGATGTGGTTAAGTGCGATAACGAAGCAAGCGAGGTGGAAGGAGTTTACACTGCTGCTGAGCACCGCAATTTTGTGCTGCTACTAGAACGAGTtggcttgtttttttgttttttttgcatttattttttgggaATGTAATGGATTTGTGACAAGGATTTAATGACAGACGGTGGCAGTGGAGAAGAGCTGTGAGATGAGTACATCCTGGTATGACTTTCATGCTTGTGTCCAAAACTGTTAGtttggtataaaaaaaaaaaatcagctgaaTTAACCAACTGTGAaactttgtcttttttgtccATTCACTATTGGGATGTGCACTTGTTttgtatgaaaattaattggaacaaATTTTTTTAGGTCACACAGAACAGGTGAAATGCAGTCTACAACCACCTGTGACCATGCGAGAGTAAGTGTCAAAGTATcatatttaaatataaatatcaaACTGACACGTCTCATTTtagaaaaagagaaaacaagATTCGACCCCTGAACCGGTGATTCGAATCCCAGAAGTGAGTTGTCTCCACCTCCTACCTCTTTAATTCCTTATCATGGTGATTGTGCGCTAACACTTTCCCATGTCTTTATTTTGCAAATCATCTGTCTATCATTGCCAACAACAACTACCTCTAATTTCTGCATTTGCAAGAGAAGCAAGCCGTCCTCTTGTCTTATACTACACAGGCACACTTGCAACACTCTTCCTCTTTGAAAGAGCCACACAGGAAATGAGAAGACCACGCCAAGCAGCATCTCTTGTTCCACTTTCCTACGCTCTCATGACTATACggaatttgccttttttttttcatgtttactGTAGATGTAAAATGACTACGCACACCAAATACAAGGTTTTTGTAATCTAAGAAAATAAGATCAAGGTaaatgatttaaacacttcttcTGCCATTCATGACCTTTAACGTGTAGAACTCAAatcagtttttgaaaaaagagaggaagtaaaaataaatattttacatgTTTGCTTATCTGCTTATAACTTGAAATAACAAAGAGTAGAATTGTGAATGTACCAGCCATACCTTTTGGTATTATGACACAAAAGTTCAACCTTGTGTTCTTTGACCTTTGATACATTTGCTGGCATGGGAGAATTATGAACTCAGTGTTTGTGCAAAATATTCAGGATTCTGCttggaaaaaaatgtcaggaaaGCCTACTTAAACATCTGAAATTTAAATGGTAGCAGGTGTGTGCTGAGATGAATTTGAATTGTCATTTAAGTGCATGTGTACACTTATGCAAACACATCAGTTATGTTTACATCCCCTCTTGTTTACATTAAAATTCTTTAATGTATTGAGTTGCATCGGTTTTAGGTTACAATGGCGGGAAAAACAAGattttgaaacattttatcTAGAGGGCTCTTTTTATCACAAAACCAGGCATTTGAGCTTGGgttgtgtagacttttgatatgtCTCCTCTTTTgctaggacgaggaggaggaggtggagcaagAGGAGTTTGAAATGTTGCCTGAGCACATAAATGACTCAGAGGTAAATTTTCCATGTTGGTAAAAGTTGAACGACGGAGCCACCCTGATGAAGCGCTGCTTTGTCACACATCAAACGTGGactcttgtttttttcccttgcaGGAGCCGAGCAACAAACGGGTCAAACCAGTGGTCAAGTCAAACAGCTTAACGGGGGTCATCTCCCCAGCCAAAACCCCTGCTCTCAAACGAATCGGACAGTCCATTTCGGTAACAGTGCTGAACGCGCTCAGTGTACTGGTCCAGTAGAATAAATCCACTTCTTCCCCTTGTTCTCGCAGCGCTCCATAAGTTTTCGTACAGAAGCGCGGCCTTTGCCCACGCTGCCCCTGCGCTCTCGCACCAAGGGCTTGTCTTTTCCACGGAGGCGCAACAGTCAGTGTTGGAGCGACACGGTGGAAAGTCATAACCTCACTGGCAAGGAGATCAAACGACAAGAGGTGAGTGAGAAGATGAGAGAGCTCAGCGGGTCTAAACAGAGCTGAACGTACGTGTTGTGTTAATTAATGGCTCTGTGAAGGATTGCGAAAGAGGATGTGAGCTCGAGCAGCAAGCTCAACTTCCTTTATTAAACGGTCAGCTGCGAGGGCTCACGCATGTTTTGCaagttgtgtgtgatgtgtgtcctCGCCTCCTGTGCAGGTGATCTATGAACTGACTGAGGGGGAGCGACAACTCATTGAGGACCTCAGTCTAGTGAAGAAGGTACACAACCACAATACACTCTCTAATACTGTttataatcatccatccatccatccatccatccattttctgaaccgcttagtccccacgggagttgcgggtgtgctggagcataTCCCAGCCGCCAATGGGCAgtgggtgggggacaccctgaaccggttgccagccaatcgcagggcacacagagacaaacaaccatttgcactcgcactcacacctagggacaatttggagtgctcaatcgacctaccaagcatgtttttgggatgtgtgaGGAAAACGGAGtggccggagaaaacccacgtgggcctggggagaacatgcaaactccacacagggagggccgaggtggaatcgaacctgcaccctcctaactgtgaggcggacgtgctacccagtgtacCACCAAGTTTATAAtaccattaataataataacaacaaaaacataataaaaattgcttAGTTCTCCATTATAGGCCCATTAAGAAGGAATGTCAGTATTATACACTATGTTTGTAGGATTTATATTTATGCTTGTCGTGCATTTTTCCTCTCTGTCTTAaatactttaactttaacttaaataGGATTTATTAGAAAGGAAGTCATTTGTTCACAATTATCTGTTGTGTTAATTGAGATCTAAAGTGTTAAAAGCACCGGTTATTCTGTGCTTGCCACCAGGTGTACTACGAGCCCATGCTGAAATTGGACATCATGACCGAGAGTGAACTCAAGCAGATTTTTGGCACTCTGGACTCTCTCATTCCTCTCCATGAAGGTGAACATCCCTCTCACAATAAATGGGTGCCTGCCTGTACGTTTAACATTCCTGCTTTGCAGATCAGAGGGGGTATTCATTTCTGCTATGTTGAAATGCACTGCCTATCACTGAGAGGTAGTTTTAATATCCTACAAGTAACACTTTTGCTCCAAGATCTTCTGAGCCGTCTGGAGCGTTTGAGAGGGTCGAAGAAAACCGTGGGCGAAGTGGCTCCCACTCTAATGAATTGGGTCGGTATATTTTCTACAAtccct is a window from the Syngnathus scovelli strain Florida chromosome 2, RoL_Ssco_1.2, whole genome shotgun sequence genome containing:
- the uba1 gene encoding ubiquitin-like modifier-activating enzyme 1 isoform X1, which translates into the protein MLNRTVNFVLYANWQLLFRIVRGFQKLLYKMSNSPLSKKRRLSGTETKTGSHCSSSNSVRTDQSHTPANGMAKNGNDAEIDEGLYSRQLYVLGHAAMKRMQNSNVLISGMRGLGVEIAKNVILGGVRSVTVHDQGVAEWRDLSSQFYIREADLGKNRAEVSQPRLAELNNYVPVAAYTGALTEDFLTKFQVVVLTCSTLDEQQKVGEFCHSKGIKIIVADTRGLFGQLFCDFGEEMIVYDTNGEQPLSAMISMITKDNPGVVTCLDEARHGFESGDFVTFSEVQGMTELNGCQPVEIKVLGPYTFSICDTAGFTDYVRGGIVSQVKMPKKFTFKSFSPSMAEPTFIMTDFGKFERPGQLHVGFQAIHAFHKKNNRLSAPWNQADAEEMLTLAKELNAQSGSAKVEQLDEALIKKLSYVSAGDLAPVNAFIGGLAAQEVMKACTGKFMPVMQWLYFDALECLAEEEGVVLTEEECAPRNSRYDGQIAVFGTKLQDLLAKQRYFLVGAGAIGCELLKNFAMIGLAGGEGEVIVTDMDTIEKSNLNRQFLFRQSDVTKMKSDTAAAAVKQMNPSIKITGHQNRVGPDTERVYDDEFFESLDGVANALDNVDARLYMDRRCVYYRKPLLESGTLGTKGNVQVVIPFLTESYSSSQDPPEKSIPICTLKNFPNAIEHTLQWARDEFEGLFKQPPENAMQYLSDPKFMERTLKLPGGQSVELLEAVYKSLVTDCPRNFADCVAWARNHWQCQYSNNIRQLLHNFPPDQLTSSGAPFWSGPKRCPHPLEFSTSNDLHIDYVMAAANLFAQTYGIESCRDRATVVKLSEEVKVPTFTPRSGVKIHVSDQELQNSNSSVDDSRLEELKVLLPAPESSQFKLCAIDFEKDDDTNFHMDFIVAASNLRAENYDIPPTDRHNSKLIAGKIIPAIATTTAAVVGLVCLELIKIVQGHKKLESFKNGFMNLSLPFFGFSDPIAAPRHKYYEIEWTLWDRFEVTGLQPGGEEMTLRQFLDYFKNEHKLEITMLSQGVSMLYSFFMPAAKLRERLDLPMTEIVTKVSKKKLGKHVKALVFELCCNDVSDEDVEVPYVRYTIR
- the uba1 gene encoding ubiquitin-like modifier-activating enzyme 1 isoform X2, encoding MSNSPLSKKRRLSGTETKTGSHCSSSNSVRTDQSHTPANGMAKNGNDAEIDEGLYSRQLYVLGHAAMKRMQNSNVLISGMRGLGVEIAKNVILGGVRSVTVHDQGVAEWRDLSSQFYIREADLGKNRAEVSQPRLAELNNYVPVAAYTGALTEDFLTKFQVVVLTCSTLDEQQKVGEFCHSKGIKIIVADTRGLFGQLFCDFGEEMIVYDTNGEQPLSAMISMITKDNPGVVTCLDEARHGFESGDFVTFSEVQGMTELNGCQPVEIKVLGPYTFSICDTAGFTDYVRGGIVSQVKMPKKFTFKSFSPSMAEPTFIMTDFGKFERPGQLHVGFQAIHAFHKKNNRLSAPWNQADAEEMLTLAKELNAQSGSAKVEQLDEALIKKLSYVSAGDLAPVNAFIGGLAAQEVMKACTGKFMPVMQWLYFDALECLAEEEGVVLTEEECAPRNSRYDGQIAVFGTKLQDLLAKQRYFLVGAGAIGCELLKNFAMIGLAGGEGEVIVTDMDTIEKSNLNRQFLFRQSDVTKMKSDTAAAAVKQMNPSIKITGHQNRVGPDTERVYDDEFFESLDGVANALDNVDARLYMDRRCVYYRKPLLESGTLGTKGNVQVVIPFLTESYSSSQDPPEKSIPICTLKNFPNAIEHTLQWARDEFEGLFKQPPENAMQYLSDPKFMERTLKLPGGQSVELLEAVYKSLVTDCPRNFADCVAWARNHWQCQYSNNIRQLLHNFPPDQLTSSGAPFWSGPKRCPHPLEFSTSNDLHIDYVMAAANLFAQTYGIESCRDRATVVKLSEEVKVPTFTPRSGVKIHVSDQELQNSNSSVDDSRLEELKVLLPAPESSQFKLCAIDFEKDDDTNFHMDFIVAASNLRAENYDIPPTDRHNSKLIAGKIIPAIATTTAAVVGLVCLELIKIVQGHKKLESFKNGFMNLSLPFFGFSDPIAAPRHKYYEIEWTLWDRFEVTGLQPGGEEMTLRQFLDYFKNEHKLEITMLSQGVSMLYSFFMPAAKLRERLDLPMTEIVTKVSKKKLGKHVKALVFELCCNDVSDEDVEVPYVRYTIR